The genomic stretch CTTCCTGATCGGATTGATCATCGCGGCGATCCTGTTCTCGGCGACTTGGAAGCCGGGCATCGTGTTCGACATCTACGGCACCGAAGTCGCGCTGCAAAACCTGTTGCGCGATGGTGCGCTGGTGATCATCGCGCTGTTGTCCTTGTGGCTGACCGCCGACGAGCATCGCTCCGCCAATGATTTCTCGTGGGAGCCGATCAGGGAAGTCGCCAAACTGTTCGCCGGAATCTTCGTCGCCATCATCCCGGTGCTGGCGATGCTGAACGCCGGCAAGGCCGGCATCTTCGCGCCGCTGTTGTCGCTGGTGGCCAATGCGGACGGCTCGCCGCACGAGGTGCCGTATTTCTGGTTCACCGGGCTGTTGTCGGCGCTGCTCGACAACGCGCCGACCTATCTGGTGTTTTTCGAACTGGCCGGCGGCAATCCCACCGAATTGATGGGGCCGCTGTCGGGAACGCTGGCGGCGATCTCGATGGGAGCGGTCTTTATGGGCGCGCTGACCTATGTGGGCAACGCGCCGAATTTCATGGTCTATGCCATCGCCACCGAACGCGGCGTCAAGATGCCGGGCTTCTTCGCCTATGCGTTGATCGCCAGCGCGGTGATGATCCCGCTGTTCGTGTTGCTGACCCTGCTGCCGACCGTGCCCAATTTGGGCCTGCACTGAGGCACGCCGTGTGCGGCGCAATGGACGCTCAAGTCCATGGGATACTTAGTAAAGCCGCGCGCCGGCGCTGACTAATGCTGCCCTGCAACGTAGTTCGGTGATAGCTGCGTGTGCGGCGTGCCGGCCATCGTCTATCTGTTTCTCGACAGATGCGAACAATTCTGATCAGATCGTCGCGTTGGATTTCGTCCCGACCATCGCGGCGAGCAATCATCTCCGGTCTCTCCGCCAAAAATAAAAAGACGCGTCAATGTTGTTTGTTCAGCACGATTGGCACATCAGGGAGAGAAAAACATGTCTCGGAGGAAGCTTACGCGACGGCAATTTGTAGCCGCCACGGCTGCGACGTCAGCCGCACTGGTCACCGCGCCCTATGTCAGATCCGCTTTCGCCGCAGGCAAGCTCACGATGGGCTTCTGGCAGCATTGGGTTCCGGGCGCCGACAAGGCCTCGAAAGACCTGGTCAATGAATGGGCCGCCAAGGAAAAGGTCGAGGTGTCGATCGACTACATTCCGAGCCAGGGTAACAAGAACCTGCTGACCATCGCCGCCGAAGGGCAGGCCAAGTCCGGCCACGACATTCTGTCGATGCCGACCTGGTGGCCGCACGCCAATGCGGAGATGCTGGAGCCGGTCAACGACATCATGGAGCCGCTGATCAAGCAGAACGGCAAGGTCAACGGCACCGTGCAATATCTCGGCAAGCGCGGCGACAAATGGCTCGGCGTGCCGTCCTGCGTCGGCAGCCAGATCAAGGGGCCATGCTCGCGCATCGACCTGTTGAAGCAGCACGCCAAGATCGACATCCAGGAGATGTATCCGGCCGGCGCTGAGCCGAAAGACGAGGGCTGGACCACCGAGGTCTTCCTGAAGGCCGCCGAAGCCTGCCACAAGGCCGGCGTGCCGTTCGGCATCGGGCTTGGCGAGACCACCGACTCGGTCGATGCCGCCGGCGCCTTCTTCCAGGCGTTCGGCGCCCAGCTGGTCAACGACAAGGGCGACGTCACCGTGAAGACCGACGAGGTTCGTCAGGTGCTTGAGTTCTACAAGAAGCTGATGGCATTCCTGCCGCCCGACGTCACCGCCTGGGACGACGCCTCCAACAACAAATGGCTGGTGTCGGGTCGCGGCGCGATGATCATGAATCCGCCCAGCGCCTGGGCGGTCGCCAAACGCGACGCGCCGCAGATCGCCGAACAGCTGTGGACCCATGGCTTTCCGAAAGGGCCGAAGGGGCGTTACGCGCCGTTCCTGCCGTATTTCTGGAGCATCTGGTCGTTCTCCAAGAACAAGGAAGCCGCCAAGAGCCTGCTGGTCTATCTGTCGCGGCCGGAATCAATCGAGAAGCTGGTCGAGGCCAGCGGCGGCTACGACCTGCCGGCATTCGAGAACCTGACCAAGCTCAAGGTCTGGGCCGAGGCGGAGCCGCCGAAGGGAACGCTGTTCAGCTATCCGGATCCCTACCATCGGCAGACCCTGTCGATTGCCGCGTCGCCGGCGCCGCCGAAGATCGCCCAGCAGATCTACGCCCAGGGCACGCTCACCAAGATGTGCGTGAAGTACTACCAAGGCGAGTCGATGGAAAACACCTTGGCCTGGGCCGAAGGCGAGTGCGAAGGGTTTATGCGCAGCTGACGTGACGCACCGCACAAGGTCGTCATTGCGAGCGAAGCGAAGCAATCCAGAGTCGCGGGCATGGCCTGGATTGCTTCGTCGCTACGCGGCTCGCAATGACCAAGCGGCGGCATTGATTCCAGGAGCTATGACATGGTTGATGTCGCGATAGGTCCCGACAGCGCGACGCAGCGGCGGGCGCGGCGCAAAGGCACGAGCCTGCGCAACATGCTGAAGCGCAAATCCACGATGGCGTTTCTGATGACGCTGCCGTTGATCCTGCTCGTGCTGGTGCTGGTGGTCTATCCGGCGTTCTATTCGCTGCATTTGGCGACGCTGAACAAGTCGATGCAGCGCTTTGTGGGCTTCGGAAATTTCGAATTTCTGTTCAAGCGCGAGACGTTCTGGCTGGTGGTCAAGCAGTCCTGCATCTTCGCCATCACCGCGGTGGTGTTCAAAGCGCTGCTCGGCTTCATCGTCGCGCATTTCGTCCACAACGTGCCGGCCAAGGGCCAGCGCAAATGGCGCGGCATGCTGCTGGTGCCCTGGGTGATCCCGCCGGCGATGTCGACGCTGGCCTGGCTGTGGCTGTTCGATCCGTCCTACAGCGCCTTCAACTACACGCTGTCGTTCTTCGGCATCGGCCCGATCGCCTGGACCGGCGACGCCGACTGGGCGCGGTTCTCCGTCATCCTGGTCAATATCTGGTACGGCGCGCCGTTCTTCATGATCATGTATCTGGCGGCGCTCAAATCGGTGCCGGAGCAGCTCTATGAGGCGGCGGCGATCGACGGCGCCAATTGGTGGCAACGGATCTGGTATGTGACGCTGCCGATGATGCGCAACATCATCGCCATCACTACGCTGTTCTCGCTGATCGTCACCTTCGCCAATTTCGATATCGTCCGCATCCTCACCGCCGGCGGGCCGGTCGACAAGACTCACATTTTTGCCACCTGGGCGTTCAAGGTCGGAATCGAAGGCAGCGATATCCCGCTCGGCGCCAGCGTCTCGCTGTTCATGGTGCCGATCCTGGCGGTGGCCGCGATCTTCATCCTGCGCGACGTCAACAAACGCGGGAATGAAAGCTGATGACCAGCATCACGGTGATCGACAAGGCCGGCCCGTCGCGCAACCCGTCGCATGGCAGCATCAGCCGCGACCGCGCCTGGGCGCTGAAATGGTCCTATGCGTTTCTGGTGCTGTTCTCCATCATCTCGCTGGTGCCGCCGCTCTATATGCTGGTCACCTCGCTGAAGAGCAGCACCGAAATCTCGGCCGCCACCAATCCGTGGTGGGTGTTTCATCCGACCTTGGAAAACTATGTCGGGCTGTTGACCTCGAACCAGTTCCTCACCTTCTTCCGCAATTCGGCGCTGATCTCGATCTTCGTCGTCATCATCACCATGCTGATCAGCGTGCCGGCGGCGTTTGCGCTGGCGCGGATGAAATTCTGGGGCTCCGCCACCATCGCCACCGGGATTTTCCTCACTTATCTGGTGCCGGACACCTTGCTGTTCATCCCGCTGTTCAAGATGTTCGTGACCTTCAGCGACTGGACCGGGATCCAGCTGATCAACCGCTGGTACGTGCTGCTGATCGTCTATCCGACGCTGACGGTGCCGTTTTGCACCTGGATCATGATCGGCTATTTCGCCTCGATCCCCAAGGAACTCGACGAGGCCGCGATCATCGACGGCGCGTCGTGGTTTCAGACCTTGACCCGGATCTTCATTCCGGTGGCGCTGCCGGGGATCATCGCGGCGACCATCTTCGCCTTCACGGTGTCCTGGGCGCAGTTTCTCTATCCGTTGGTGTTCACCACCTCGGTCGATCAATTGGTGCTGCCGGTCGGCATCATCACCACACTGATCAAGGGCGACGTGTTCAACTGGGGACAGATCATGACCGGCGCGCTGCTCGGTGCCGCGCCGCCGCTGATCATCTACGCGTTTCTGATGGATTACTACATCGCGGGTCTCACCGCTGGCGCGACGAAGGGTTGAAACAAATGGCTGAAGTGACGTTGCGCAAGGTGGTGAAGCGGTATGACGATGTCGAGGCCGTCCGCGGCATCGATCTCGACATTCCAGACCATGAATTCGTGGTGCTGGTCGGCCCGTCGGGCTGCGGCAAGTCGACCACGCTGCGGATGATCGCCGGGCTGGAGGACATCAGCGACGGCGATATTTCGATCGGCGGCGACGTTGTCAACGACGTGCCTCCGAAGGATCGCGATATCGCGATGGTGTTCCAGAACTACGCGCTGTATCCGCACATGACGGTCGCGGAGAACATGTCGTTCGGGCTGCGGCTGAAGAAATATCCCAAGGCCGAGATCAAGGCGCGGATCGACGAGGCGGCGCGGATGCTCGACATCACCGAGCTGGTCAACCGCAAGCCGAAACAGCTGTCGGGCGGCCAGCGCCAGCGCGTCGCCATGGGCCGCGCCATCGTGCGCAATCCGAAGGTGTTTTTGTTCGACGAGCCGCTGTCCAATCTTGACGCCCAGCTGCGGGTGCAGATGCGCTTCGAGATCAAGCGCGTGCACCAGAAAGTGCGCACCACGACGGTCTATGTGACCCACGACCAGGTCGAGGCGATGACGCTGGCGGATCGCGTCGTGGTGATGAATCACGGCCGGATCGAACAGGTGGGGACGCCGAACGAATTGTATCATCGTCCGGCGACCAAATTCGTCGCCGGCTTCATCGGCTCGCCGGCGATGAATTTCGTTCCCTGCAGTCTGCAGGATGTCGGCGGCAAGCTGCATATCAGGTTGTCCGAGGCGGTGACGCTGCCGTTGCCGGAGGCGCGGGCGGCGCGCTACCGCAACGTGTCGCGCGACAAGAAGCTGCTGCTTGGGCTGCGGCCCGAACATATCACCGACGCCAAGGCGACGCTGGAGCCGGGGGTCTCGGCACTGGATGTGACGCTCGACATCACCGAGCCGATGGGCATGGAGACGCTGATCTATTTCGCGCTGAACGGCACCGAGATGTGCGGCCGGGCCAGCCCCAATGCCGGCGCCCGCGACGGCGCCCCGCTGCGTTTGGCAGTGGACCTCAACAATATGCACCTGCTAGATGAGGGCACCGGCGCCGTCATTTGACGGCAGCACGACAAAATATTTCGGGGACGGGAATGGCGACCAACAAGAAGAAACTGCTGATCACTGAATCGATGTCGCTGCGGGGCAGGGAACTGTTCGACCAACGCGCCGACGTCGAGACCGTCGAATTCTCCAACATGATCTCGGCCCCTGATTTCGAGGCGCTGCTGCGGCAGCAGGCGCCGGTCCACGGCGTCGCGCTCGGCGCGACGCGGTTCGGCGAAACCGAGCTCGAAGCCTCCCAGGACATGAAGGTCGTGGCCCGGATCGGCGTCGGCTATGACGCCGTCGACGTCGCCGCGTTGAGCCGTCGCAAAGTGCCGCTGATGGTGGCCGGCACCGCGAACTCGCCCTCGGTCGCCGAGCAGGCGCTGTTCATGATGCTGACGCTGGCCAAACGCGGCGTCGAACTCCACGCGCTGGTCAAGACCGGCGGCTGGGCGACAAGGCTCGGCCTGCTGCCGTTCGACCTGTTCGGCAAGACGGTGCTGATCATCGGCTTCGGCCGCATCGGCACCCGCACCGCCAAGCGTTGCCTGGCGATGGAAATGACCGTGCAGGTCTACGATCCCTACAAGTCCGACGATGAGATCAGGGCCGCCGGCTGCGAGCCGGTGACGGACCTCGACGCCGCCTTGCCGGCTGCCGATTTCATCAGCCTGCATTGTCCGAAGACGCCGGAGACGACAGGGATGTTCGACGCCGCCCGGCTTGGCCTGCTGAAGCCGACGGCCTATCTGATCAACACCGCGCGTGGTGGCATCGTGGTGGAGGCGGCGCTCTACGACGCGCTGGTGGCCGGCAAACTCGCCGGCGCCGGGCTCGACGTGTTCGAGGTCGAGCCGCCGCCGCTTGGCGACAGATTGTTCGACCTGCCCAATGTGATCATCGCCCCGCATGTCGCCGGCGTCACCCGTGAGGCGCTCGACCGCATGGGCGAGCAGACCGCGCGCAACATGCTGAGTGCGCTCGACGGCGAGCCGATCCGGCAGAACGTCATCAATCAGGACGTGCTAGCCTGAGCATGCGCCGTCGCCAATGACGGCGGGGTGGATTCCGGCGGGGGAACTTGATGGCGATCGATGATTATGGTGACTATGACGGCGTCGGCTTGGCCGACCTGGTCCGAAGCAAACAGGTCAGCGCATTGGAATTGCTGGAGGAGGCGATCCGGCGCACCGATCAGGTCAATCCGCAGCTCAATGCCGTTGTTGTTCGCCACGATGACTACGCTCGCGACCAGATCGAGATCGGACTGCCCCAAGGGCCGTTTACCGGCGTCCCGTTCCTGCTCAAGGATCTCGACCTGATCGCCGGTACCAAGACCACCTTCGGCGCCAGCCTGTTCAAGGACAATATCGCAGACCACACCGGCACGCTGGCGCAGCGTTTCCTCGATGCCGGCCTGACGATCTTCGGCAAGAGCGCCAGCCCCGAATTCGGTCTGATGCCGACCACCGAGTCGCGGCTGCACGGCCCGACCCGCAATCCGTGGAATCTCGATCATTCCTCCGGCGGCTCGTCGGGCGGCGCGGCGGCGGCGGTCGCGGCGCGGATCCTGCCGGTCGCCCATGCCAGCGACGGCGGTGGCTCGATCCGGATTCCGGCCGCGGCCTGCGGCGTGTTCGGCCTGAAGCCGACAAGGGCGCGCACGCCGCTGGGACCGGACCGTGGCGAAGGCTGGGGCGGCTTTGCCTGCGGCCATGTGGTGAGTATCAGCGTTCGCGACAGCGCGGTGATGCTGGACGCGCTGCACGGGCCGGAGCCGTCGAGCCCCTATACGGCGCCGGCGCCGGAGCGGCCATTCGCGCTGGAGGTCGGGCGCGATCCCGGCCGGCTGCGGATTGCCTTCACCGACAGCTCGCCGTTCGGCGAAGCGATCGATCCCGAAGTCGCGGCGGCGGTGCGCGACGTGGCCGACATGCTGGCCGGCCTCGGCCACGACGTCGAGCAGCGTGCGCCGGTGCTGCCGTCCGATCCGGCCGCAGTAATCACCGCCATCGTGGCTGCCAATACCGGTCTGAGCGTGCGGCTGGCCGAGCAGGCGCTGGGCCGCCCCGCCACCGATCGCGATTTCGAGGTCCTGACGCTGGCCAGTGCGGCCAGGGCGAATACCGCCAGCGGGATCGACTATGTCGCCGCCCAGCTTGGCGCCTTCCAGATCTCGCGCAGCCTGGCCGAGTTCTTCGCCGGCTGCGACGTGTTCCTGTCGCCGACGCTTTGCACGCCGCCGCTGCGGCTCGGCGAAATCGACACCATGGCGGCGGACCTGTCGCATGTCGCCCCGGTGTTGCGGCGCTACATGCCTGGTACCAGCATGTTCAACATGTCGGGACAACCGGCGATGTCGGTGCCACTGGCGTGGAGTAGCAGCGGATTGCCGATCGGCATGATGTTCGCCGCCCGATTTGGCGACGAGGCCACGCTATTCCGGCTCGCCGGCCAGCTCGAACAGGCGCGGCCGTGGCGATCGCGCCGTCCGCCGATTTGCGCCTAAAGACTGACGATCCGACGCTTGGAAAAGCCCATTGTATTATGGAACAAGCGTGGAAAATGAAGGTTCATAGGATCGGCGACCAGGGGGTTTGCGACTGCTTCTGAGGGGGGTTAGGCATTGGTGGACGATGATCCGACCGATCACACGCTTGCGGTGATTGCGAGCATTTTCCAAAACTCGGAAATCAAACCGCAAGCCCAACCGGATCGCGGCGCGGACGCCGATCAGCATGATGCGGATCGCGCGGGCGACGCTGGCGAACAGCCCGGCACTGCGCGCGCGACAGCTGAAGACAGCGCCGTTGAAGCAAAGTCATTGTCCGATATCGACGGCTATTCGAAATACGGTCCAGGTCCGCTGGAGGCGCTGCGATTTCGTTGGACGGCACGGCACGACGGCCACGGCAATTACTATGTCGACGAGACCATCGGGATGAATTCGCGACCAATCAGCACCGGACCGATGCCGCGCGACGAGGTGGTCGCTTACATCGACGAGCGCGAGCGGGAGGCGCGGGCGCGGTACGAGGCGCTGCGGATTCAGATGCTTTCCGGCCCCTCGGAACGCGGCGATGACGATGGCGATAGCTATGGCGGCGGCTGACGCCGCCAGACCCGATCGTCCTAGGGGCGCTCGCAGCCCCGGCCGGGTCAGCTCGTCGCGGTGCTGTTGCCGGAGGACTGTGCCGTGTGATCCGCGCGGATGCTGCGTCGCAGCCAATCCCTGAAGGCCTGCATGCCCGGGGTGATAGGGCGTGATTGCAGGTGGGTGAGCCAATAGGATCCGACATTGATCTGCGTATCAAATGGCCAGACCAAGCGTCCATCCCTTCGGGCACGCGCAAACATGCAGCGGGGCAACAGCGCGACCCCGATTCCCATCGATACCGCTTCAGCCAGGATGACCGACGAATCCAAGACGGGGCCTCGGATGACGGGCGCCGACAGGCCGGCGCTGGCGAACCATTGCGGCCACTCGTCGTCACGATAGGATCGCAGCAGGCGCTGGCGCAGAAGGTCGGCCGGCGCGCGGAGTTGCTCCGCCAGTGCCGGCAAGCAGGCCGGCGACAGCGGAGCTTCCAAAAGATGGGTTGCTTCGGTGCCGTGCCACGCGCCGGTGCCGAATCTGATCGCATAATCGAGGCCGTCGCCAGCCAGATCCACTCGGTTGTTGTTGGTCAGCACGCGCAGATCCACGAAGGGATGGTCCTGTCGGAAGATGTCCAGGCGGGGAAGCAGCCATCCTGTGGCGAAGGTGCCGACGGTTCCTACCGTGATGACCTCACAAACGCGCTTGTGCTCGAAGCGGTCGAGGGCCGAGACGATGCGGTCGAAGGCATCGACCAGCACCGGGAGCAGCACCTGTCCCTCGTCGGTGAGCGCGAGCCCCCTTGGCAACCGGCGGAATAGGCGAACATCCAAAATGGTCTCGAGGCTTTTGACCTGGTGGCTGATCGCCGTCTGGGTCACGCGCAGCTCAAGGCCGGCGCGGGTGAAGCTGAGGTGGCGCGCGGAGGCTTCGAAGGCGCGCAGGGCGTTCAGGGGCAGGTGAGGTCGGGACATCGCAAGGCCTAGAAAATCTCATGTCTCCCAATAGATTTGACCGTTTGTCAAGCGCGGCCGCGCCGGCCATTTCACTCCCACACAAGGGGAATCAAACATGATCACGCGACGCTGCTTTACGATCAACACCAGTCTTGCATTCATCGGGCTTGGGCTCGGCGCTCAGATGCCGGCGTCGCGGGCTGCGACCGGCACCACGGAAGGGTTCGGTGCGGCCATGAAGCGGATCGAGGCCAGCAGCGGCGGTCGCCTCGGCGTGGCTGTTCTCGATAGCGCCAGCGGCGCCCGCATGGGCTATCGCGACAACGAAGCCTTCCCGATGTGCAGCACCTTCAAGGTGCTGGCTGCGGGGGCCGTGCTGACGCAGGTCGATGCCGGTCACGCGCGATTGTCCGATCGCGTTCGCTTCACGAGGGACGCAGTGGTCACGTATTCCCCGATCACCAAGGACAGGATCGGCGGCGAGGGGATGACGCTGGCCGAACTCTGCGACGCGGCCATCCGCTATAGCGACAATACCGCCGGCAATTTGCTGCTCGGCCAGATTGGCGGTCCCCCGGGATTAACCCAATTCGCGCGGACATTAGGCGATCCCGTCACCCGGCTGGATCGCACCGAGACCGATCTCAATGAGGCGGGTCCCGGCGACCCGCGCGACACCACCACTCCGGCAGCCATGTTGAGCAACCTGAAGAATCTTGTGCTCGGGTCGGCGCTGTCGGAGAGCTCGCGCGACCAGCTCGTCGCCTGGCTCAAAGGCAATACGACGGGTGGGACGCGGCTGCGGGCTGGTCTCCCCACTGATTGGGTTGTCGGCGACAAGACCGGCTCGGGCGGGCGTGGCTCGACCAACGACATCGCCGTGATCTGGCCTGCGGAGCGCAAACCGATTGTCGTCACGGCCTATCTGACCGGCACCGAAGCGCCCGCCGAGCAGCGCAACGCCGCGCTCGCATCTGTCGGTCGCGCCGTCGTTGCCGCCGTGACGGGCTGATGCCCCGAGCCCAGGCACCGGGTGAATGCCGCGAACCTCCGGACAACAAAAAGGCGCCCTTGCGGGGCGCCTTCGTCGTTTCGATGCGGCATTGGCGGGCGTTGCCCGCCCGCGGCTTACTGCGAATAGTACATTTCGAACTCGACCGGATGCGGGGTCATTTCGTAGCGCATCACTTCGGTCATCTTCAGCTCGATATAGGCGTCGATGAAATCGTCGTCGAACACGCCGCCGTTCTTCAGGAAGGCGCGGTCCTTGTCGAGGTTCTCGAGCGCCTCGCGCAGCGAACCGCAGACCGTCGGGATCGACTTCAGTTCTTCCTTCGGCAGGTCGTAGAGGTCCTTGTCCATCGCCGGACCCGGATCGATCTTGTTCTTGATGCCGTCGAGGCCGGCCATCAACATCGCCGCGAAGGCGAGGTAGGGGTTGGCCATCGGGTCCGGGAAGCGGACTTCGACGCGCTTGGCCTTCGGTGAGGTGGTGTAGGGAATCCGGCACGAGGCCGAACGGTTGCGCGCCGAATAGGCGAGCAGCACCGGCGCCTCATAGCCCGGGACCAGACGCTTGTAGGAATTGGTCGACGGGTTGGTGAAGGCGTTGATGGACTTGGCGTGGGTGATGATGCCGCCGATGTAATGCAGGCAGGTCTCCGACAGGTCGGCATATTTGTTGCCGGCGAACACCGGCTTGCCGTCCTTCCAGATCGACTGGTGCACATGCATGCCAGAGCCGTTGTCGCCATAGACCGGCTTCGGCATGAAGGTGGCGGTCTTGCCGTAGATATGCGCGACCTGATGGATGCAATATTTGTAGATCTGCAGCTGGTCGGCCATGTGGGTCAGGGTGTCGAACTTCATGCCGAGCTCGTGCTGGGCGGAAGCGACTTCGTGGTGATGCTTCTCGACCTTGACGCCCATCTTGGCCATCGCGCCGAGCATTTCTGAGCGCATGTCCTGCACCGAATCCTGCGGCGGGACCGGGAAATAGCCGGCCTTGGTGCGAATCCGGTGGCCGAGATTGCCGCCCTCATATTCGGTGTCGGAATTGGTCGGCAGCTCGGAGGAGTCGAGCTTGAAACCGGTGTTGTAGGGCGTGGTCTGGTAGCGCACGTCGTCGAACACGAAGAATTCGGCTTCCGGGCCGACCATCACGGTGTCGCCGATCCCCATCGACTTCACCATGGCCTCGGCCTTCTTGGCGATGCCACGCGGGTCGCGGTTATAGGGCTCGCCGGTCGAGGGCTCGAGAATGTCGCAGGTGATGACCATGGTGGTCTCGGCGAAGAACGGGTCGATCGTCGCGGTCGACGGGTCGAGCATCAACATCATGTCGGACTCGTTGATCGCCTTCCAGCCGGCGATCGAGGAGCCGTCGAACATGGTGCCTTCGGCGAAAATGTCCTCGTCGATCATCGAAACGTCGAAGGTGACATGCTGCCACTTGCCGCGCGGATCGGTGAAACGCAGATCGACGTATTTCACGTCGTTGTCCTTGATTGATTTCAGGACTTCTTTTGCGGTCGTCATGAATTACCCCTTGTGTCTACGGTCGGTGTCGGTAGTCGCGGTGAAACGGCAGCCGCGAGCGGCCGCCGTGTAAGGTCCGGATGGTGATAGGCTGTTGGGTTAGATGGCGTCCAGTCCGGATTCGCCCGTCCGGATGCGGATCGCCTCTTCGATGTTGGATACGAAGATCTTGCCGTCGCCAATCCGGCCGGTCTGGGCGGCGCGGCGGATCGCATCGATGGCTTTTTCGACCAGATCGTCGGAGATCACGATCTCGATTTTGACCTTCGGCAGGAAGTCCACGATATATTCTGCGCCCCGATACAATTCGGCATGGCCCTTCTGCCGGCCGAAGCCCTTGGCCTCGGTGACGGTGATGCCCTGAAGTCCCACCTCCTGAAGCGCCTCTTTCACCTCGTCCAGCTTGAACGGCTTGATTACGGCTTCGATCTTTTTCACTTCCACTCTCCCGGACCTTCCAACATTCTAGGTCACCATGCTTATTATTACAGATCGCGCGGCGTTGCGCGTTTGATCGATAACTCCGCTGGCCGGTTGGGTGAGCAGCGCCGCCCGCCTGTGGAAAAATGCTTTCCGCAAACGAAGCCGGTCGCGCGCCGCCCCTGCAAAAGCAGGCGGACGCGAGGGATCGAAACATGACTTCCGTAAAAGCAGGGTCCATGCCAAGTTCGCGAGGCGGCTGATTTGGGAGCAATATCAGATTATTAAGGACCCTGCTGCGTAGA from Rhodopseudomonas sp. BAL398 encodes the following:
- a CDS encoding ABC transporter substrate-binding protein — protein: MSRRKLTRRQFVAATAATSAALVTAPYVRSAFAAGKLTMGFWQHWVPGADKASKDLVNEWAAKEKVEVSIDYIPSQGNKNLLTIAAEGQAKSGHDILSMPTWWPHANAEMLEPVNDIMEPLIKQNGKVNGTVQYLGKRGDKWLGVPSCVGSQIKGPCSRIDLLKQHAKIDIQEMYPAGAEPKDEGWTTEVFLKAAEACHKAGVPFGIGLGETTDSVDAAGAFFQAFGAQLVNDKGDVTVKTDEVRQVLEFYKKLMAFLPPDVTAWDDASNNKWLVSGRGAMIMNPPSAWAVAKRDAPQIAEQLWTHGFPKGPKGRYAPFLPYFWSIWSFSKNKEAAKSLLVYLSRPESIEKLVEASGGYDLPAFENLTKLKVWAEAEPPKGTLFSYPDPYHRQTLSIAASPAPPKIAQQIYAQGTLTKMCVKYYQGESMENTLAWAEGECEGFMRS
- a CDS encoding carbohydrate ABC transporter permease; the protein is MVDVAIGPDSATQRRARRKGTSLRNMLKRKSTMAFLMTLPLILLVLVLVVYPAFYSLHLATLNKSMQRFVGFGNFEFLFKRETFWLVVKQSCIFAITAVVFKALLGFIVAHFVHNVPAKGQRKWRGMLLVPWVIPPAMSTLAWLWLFDPSYSAFNYTLSFFGIGPIAWTGDADWARFSVILVNIWYGAPFFMIMYLAALKSVPEQLYEAAAIDGANWWQRIWYVTLPMMRNIIAITTLFSLIVTFANFDIVRILTAGGPVDKTHIFATWAFKVGIEGSDIPLGASVSLFMVPILAVAAIFILRDVNKRGNES
- a CDS encoding carbohydrate ABC transporter permease, giving the protein MTSITVIDKAGPSRNPSHGSISRDRAWALKWSYAFLVLFSIISLVPPLYMLVTSLKSSTEISAATNPWWVFHPTLENYVGLLTSNQFLTFFRNSALISIFVVIITMLISVPAAFALARMKFWGSATIATGIFLTYLVPDTLLFIPLFKMFVTFSDWTGIQLINRWYVLLIVYPTLTVPFCTWIMIGYFASIPKELDEAAIIDGASWFQTLTRIFIPVALPGIIAATIFAFTVSWAQFLYPLVFTTSVDQLVLPVGIITTLIKGDVFNWGQIMTGALLGAAPPLIIYAFLMDYYIAGLTAGATKG
- a CDS encoding ABC transporter ATP-binding protein, which translates into the protein MAEVTLRKVVKRYDDVEAVRGIDLDIPDHEFVVLVGPSGCGKSTTLRMIAGLEDISDGDISIGGDVVNDVPPKDRDIAMVFQNYALYPHMTVAENMSFGLRLKKYPKAEIKARIDEAARMLDITELVNRKPKQLSGGQRQRVAMGRAIVRNPKVFLFDEPLSNLDAQLRVQMRFEIKRVHQKVRTTTVYVTHDQVEAMTLADRVVVMNHGRIEQVGTPNELYHRPATKFVAGFIGSPAMNFVPCSLQDVGGKLHIRLSEAVTLPLPEARAARYRNVSRDKKLLLGLRPEHITDAKATLEPGVSALDVTLDITEPMGMETLIYFALNGTEMCGRASPNAGARDGAPLRLAVDLNNMHLLDEGTGAVI
- a CDS encoding hydroxyacid dehydrogenase, producing the protein MATNKKKLLITESMSLRGRELFDQRADVETVEFSNMISAPDFEALLRQQAPVHGVALGATRFGETELEASQDMKVVARIGVGYDAVDVAALSRRKVPLMVAGTANSPSVAEQALFMMLTLAKRGVELHALVKTGGWATRLGLLPFDLFGKTVLIIGFGRIGTRTAKRCLAMEMTVQVYDPYKSDDEIRAAGCEPVTDLDAALPAADFISLHCPKTPETTGMFDAARLGLLKPTAYLINTARGGIVVEAALYDALVAGKLAGAGLDVFEVEPPPLGDRLFDLPNVIIAPHVAGVTREALDRMGEQTARNMLSALDGEPIRQNVINQDVLA
- a CDS encoding amidase, whose protein sequence is MAIDDYGDYDGVGLADLVRSKQVSALELLEEAIRRTDQVNPQLNAVVVRHDDYARDQIEIGLPQGPFTGVPFLLKDLDLIAGTKTTFGASLFKDNIADHTGTLAQRFLDAGLTIFGKSASPEFGLMPTTESRLHGPTRNPWNLDHSSGGSSGGAAAAVAARILPVAHASDGGGSIRIPAAACGVFGLKPTRARTPLGPDRGEGWGGFACGHVVSISVRDSAVMLDALHGPEPSSPYTAPAPERPFALEVGRDPGRLRIAFTDSSPFGEAIDPEVAAAVRDVADMLAGLGHDVEQRAPVLPSDPAAVITAIVAANTGLSVRLAEQALGRPATDRDFEVLTLASAARANTASGIDYVAAQLGAFQISRSLAEFFAGCDVFLSPTLCTPPLRLGEIDTMAADLSHVAPVLRRYMPGTSMFNMSGQPAMSVPLAWSSSGLPIGMMFAARFGDEATLFRLAGQLEQARPWRSRRPPICA
- a CDS encoding LysR family transcriptional regulator — translated: MSRPHLPLNALRAFEASARHLSFTRAGLELRVTQTAISHQVKSLETILDVRLFRRLPRGLALTDEGQVLLPVLVDAFDRIVSALDRFEHKRVCEVITVGTVGTFATGWLLPRLDIFRQDHPFVDLRVLTNNNRVDLAGDGLDYAIRFGTGAWHGTEATHLLEAPLSPACLPALAEQLRAPADLLRQRLLRSYRDDEWPQWFASAGLSAPVIRGPVLDSSVILAEAVSMGIGVALLPRCMFARARRDGRLVWPFDTQINVGSYWLTHLQSRPITPGMQAFRDWLRRSIRADHTAQSSGNSTATS
- the bla gene encoding class A beta-lactamase; translation: MITRRCFTINTSLAFIGLGLGAQMPASRAATGTTEGFGAAMKRIEASSGGRLGVAVLDSASGARMGYRDNEAFPMCSTFKVLAAGAVLTQVDAGHARLSDRVRFTRDAVVTYSPITKDRIGGEGMTLAELCDAAIRYSDNTAGNLLLGQIGGPPGLTQFARTLGDPVTRLDRTETDLNEAGPGDPRDTTTPAAMLSNLKNLVLGSALSESSRDQLVAWLKGNTTGGTRLRAGLPTDWVVGDKTGSGGRGSTNDIAVIWPAERKPIVVTAYLTGTEAPAEQRNAALASVGRAVVAAVTG